In Microbacterium galbinum, a single window of DNA contains:
- a CDS encoding tyrosine recombinase XerC produces the protein MQLAAAVQAFTEYLERVRRLSAATVRAYRSDLRDLTASAGDITIGDVDLDVLRDWLWKATQRGDARSTLARRAAAARSFFTWATEHEIIAHDPSLRLIAPKRGRTLPVVASKDAMTSLLEQHRIRATAGGDPLALRDHAILETLYGSGIRVSELCGLDIDDLDVDRRTARVLGKGAKERVVPFGVPAREALNAYLRRARPALVARSDAPGAAVFLGSRGGRIGPRAVYSLVAEVLGPLVGSETVGPHALRHTAATHLLDGGADLRAVQEILGHASLGTTQIYTHVSAERLTATYRLAHPRA, from the coding sequence ATGCAGCTCGCCGCCGCCGTCCAGGCCTTCACGGAGTACCTCGAGCGGGTGCGCCGGCTGTCGGCGGCGACGGTGCGCGCCTATCGCTCCGACCTGCGGGACCTGACAGCGTCGGCCGGAGACATCACGATCGGGGACGTCGATCTCGACGTGCTCCGCGACTGGCTGTGGAAAGCGACCCAGCGCGGAGATGCACGCTCGACGTTGGCGCGCCGCGCGGCGGCGGCGCGATCGTTCTTCACCTGGGCGACCGAGCACGAGATCATCGCGCACGATCCGAGTCTCCGCCTGATCGCTCCGAAGCGCGGTCGCACCCTGCCGGTCGTGGCCTCGAAGGACGCGATGACTTCGCTTCTCGAGCAGCACCGCATCCGCGCGACCGCCGGCGGAGACCCGCTCGCTCTCCGCGACCATGCGATCCTCGAGACGCTCTACGGCTCCGGCATCCGTGTCTCCGAACTCTGCGGACTGGACATCGACGATCTCGACGTCGATCGCCGTACCGCGCGCGTGCTCGGCAAAGGCGCCAAGGAACGAGTCGTGCCCTTCGGGGTGCCCGCCCGTGAGGCGCTGAACGCGTACCTGCGGCGCGCGCGCCCGGCGCTCGTCGCCCGGAGCGATGCCCCCGGTGCCGCCGTCTTCCTCGGCAGCCGCGGCGGGCGAATCGGACCGCGCGCGGTGTACTCGCTGGTGGCAGAAGTGCTCGGCCCTCTCGTGGGGTCGGAGACGGTCGGTCCACATGCACTCCGGCATACGGCGGCGACGCACCTCCTCGACGGCGGCGCCGACCTGCGCGCCGTGCAGGAGATCCTCGGCCACGCCAGCCTGGGTACCACGCAGATCTACACGCACGTCTCCGCCGAGCGACTGACCGCCACCTACCGTCTCGCGCACCCGCGCGCCTGA
- a CDS encoding murein hydrolase activator EnvC family protein: protein MTPPGRVFLIAALLIALALGANDPAIAALEPDPSVRSYSSENDAAWRWPLDGPRSVTAPYRAPAHAYGAGHRGIDIAGVPGQEVRAPADGVVAFRGTVVDRPLLTIDHGAGYVSTFEPLASSLNPGDTVVAGDIVGVVAQGGHSMVGTLHVGVRLDRVYINPLLLFGAPARAVLLPCCDGS, encoded by the coding sequence ATGACCCCACCCGGACGTGTCTTCCTGATCGCCGCCCTCCTCATCGCGCTCGCACTCGGCGCGAACGATCCTGCGATCGCCGCCCTCGAGCCCGACCCCTCGGTCCGGTCCTACTCGTCGGAGAACGACGCCGCGTGGCGCTGGCCCCTCGACGGCCCGCGATCCGTGACGGCGCCGTACCGCGCTCCCGCTCACGCCTACGGGGCCGGCCACCGCGGGATCGACATCGCCGGCGTTCCGGGACAGGAGGTCCGTGCACCCGCGGACGGCGTCGTAGCCTTCCGCGGAACCGTCGTCGACCGTCCGCTGCTCACGATCGACCACGGCGCCGGATACGTCTCGACCTTCGAGCCGCTCGCCTCCTCCCTGAATCCCGGCGACACCGTGGTGGCGGGAGACATCGTGGGGGTCGTCGCGCAGGGTGGGCACAGCATGGTCGGCACCCTGCACGTGGGGGTGCGCCTCGACCGCGTCTACATCAATCCGCTCCTGCTCTTCGGCGCACCGGCCAGAGCGGTCCTTCTGCCGTGCTGCGACGGTTCGTGA